The following are from one region of the Paenibacillus protaetiae genome:
- a CDS encoding YqhV family protein produces MINKIVMTMASLRLLSGTLEICAAMLMLRWNQIDKALVVNSSLALVGPLVLITTTTIGLIGISDKLSAAKMVWITVGVTCLLIGILKK; encoded by the coding sequence ATGATCAACAAAATCGTAATGACGATGGCTTCGCTGCGGCTTCTTTCCGGAACGTTGGAAATATGCGCTGCGATGCTGATGCTGCGGTGGAACCAGATTGATAAAGCGCTTGTTGTCAATTCATCATTGGCGCTGGTCGGCCCGCTTGTTTTAATTACAACTACAACTATTGGTCTTATCGGCATTTCGGATAAGCTTTCCGCTGCCAAGATGGTATGGATAACGGTAGGCGTCACATGTCTGCTCATCGGTATTTTAAAGAAATGA
- the spoIIIAA gene encoding stage III sporulation protein AA yields MLHRVAHLLPLELKSLLEKLPEASQEQLEEIRIREGRPLEVGVRGQSRFVGTDGILRGTADGAYKPTPDLCRRLLDRITNYSLYAMEEELRRGFITVSGGHRIGLAGRTVLDGGYVRGLRDIGAFNIRIAREVVGAAAPLLPKLLDLPRKSIQPVLVLAPPQMGKTTLIRDIARSVSTGLWGSGDGRSWSGRKVGIVDERSEIAACVRGIPTFDVGPRTDVMDACPKAEGMMMLLRSMSPDVIVVDEIGRAEDAEAIREASHAGVSVVATAHAYDLQDARGRPVLNELLAGGVFSLIVELRRNQEGFLHRVIPVEAGNGIKAAREPTAALHRTVIDRAPAASGLQREEWL; encoded by the coding sequence ATGTTGCATCGTGTAGCGCATTTGCTTCCGCTTGAGTTAAAGTCGCTGCTGGAGAAGCTGCCAGAAGCATCGCAGGAGCAACTGGAGGAAATTCGAATCCGCGAAGGCAGGCCATTGGAAGTAGGGGTAAGAGGTCAGTCCAGATTCGTAGGAACTGACGGTATTTTGCGAGGAACGGCGGATGGAGCGTACAAGCCAACGCCGGATTTGTGCAGAAGGCTGCTCGACCGGATTACGAATTACTCGCTGTATGCCATGGAAGAAGAATTGAGGCGGGGATTTATAACTGTGTCAGGCGGCCATCGGATTGGACTGGCAGGCAGGACGGTGCTGGACGGCGGTTATGTGCGCGGTTTGCGCGATATTGGCGCTTTTAATATCCGGATCGCTAGAGAGGTAGTGGGTGCGGCTGCGCCGCTGCTTCCGAAGCTGCTGGACCTGCCGCGCAAATCAATCCAGCCGGTGCTCGTGCTGGCGCCTCCGCAAATGGGGAAAACAACATTAATTCGGGATATTGCAAGATCGGTCAGTACAGGTTTATGGGGCAGCGGTGACGGCCGGAGCTGGTCCGGGCGAAAAGTAGGCATCGTGGATGAACGGTCGGAAATTGCCGCCTGCGTGCGGGGAATTCCAACGTTTGATGTCGGGCCGCGCACCGATGTGATGGACGCCTGCCCCAAGGCCGAAGGCATGATGATGCTTCTCCGCTCCATGTCGCCGGATGTGATCGTGGTGGATGAAATCGGACGGGCTGAGGACGCCGAAGCGATACGGGAAGCAAGCCATGCAGGCGTAAGTGTTGTGGCTACAGCGCACGCTTACGATTTGCAGGATGCCAGAGGCCGGCCGGTACTGAACGAATTGCTTGCAGGCGGCGTGTTTTCCCTTATCGTTGAACTCCGGAGAAACCAGGAAGGGTTTCTTCACCGGGTCATTCCGGTTGAAGCCGGAAACGGGATCAAAGCGGCCCGCGAACCAACCGCAGCGCTGCATCGCACAGTGATAGACCGGGCTCCGGCTGCCAGCGGCCTGCAGCGGGAGGAATGGCTGTGA
- a CDS encoding 2-phosphosulfolactate phosphatase has translation MQVQVISSANEISASQMVNKTVIVIDVLRTISTIITALAAGAASVTPVETVMEARSLQRAGDLLCGERFCRKITGFDLGNSPFEYEALTVDSRRILLTTTNGTRALLKAMRADYVLAGALLNAGSCARLAHDLRRDVILLCAGAHDQFAAEDGLCAGLMIDRLQSLRQAPVELDDFGLAMLGFYRNNEHSIESAVASSLTGKKLIKLGYKKDVELCTKIDHFNMVPRLNGDSLLLAGGTS, from the coding sequence ATGCAGGTGCAAGTCATTTCCAGTGCCAATGAGATTAGCGCTTCGCAAATGGTGAATAAAACCGTTATCGTCATCGATGTGCTCCGTACCATAAGCACGATCATAACGGCTTTGGCAGCCGGAGCGGCTTCTGTAACGCCCGTGGAGACGGTGATGGAAGCCCGCTCGCTGCAACGAGCAGGGGATCTGCTGTGCGGAGAACGTTTTTGCCGGAAAATTACGGGATTTGATTTGGGCAATTCGCCGTTTGAATATGAAGCGTTAACGGTCGACAGCCGGCGTATTTTGCTCACGACCACCAACGGAACCCGTGCGCTGCTTAAAGCGATGCGGGCCGATTATGTGCTCGCCGGCGCTTTGCTGAACGCCGGTTCATGCGCCCGGCTGGCACACGACTTGAGACGCGATGTCATCTTGCTGTGCGCAGGCGCGCATGACCAGTTTGCCGCGGAGGACGGCCTATGCGCCGGGCTGATGATCGACCGGCTGCAATCGTTACGCCAAGCTCCAGTCGAGCTGGATGATTTCGGGCTGGCGATGCTCGGCTTCTATCGAAACAACGAACATTCCATCGAGTCAGCAGTTGCAAGCAGCCTGACCGGTAAAAAGCTGATTAAATTAGGATATAAAAAAGACGTGGAGCTGTGCACCAAAATCGACCATTTCAATATGGTCCCAAGGCTGAACGGCGATTCGCTGCTGCTGGCGGGGGGAACTTCGTAA